The nucleotide sequence TCACCTGCCCCTATCGACACCCATTCCGTGATGTTTATCACCCAACGTCCAGATGTGATCATGGTTGAAGGGAATGGCTCTTGGTTAACCGATAACAATGGCAAGCGCTATTTGGATTTCTTGCAAGGCTGGGCAGTGAACTGTCTAGGTCACGGTAACCCAGGAATGATTGCGGCGCTCAATGCACAAGCAAAGAAACTCATCAATCCAAGCCCCGCGTTTTACAACGAGCCAATGATTGGCTTATCCAATTTGCTAACAGCCAATAGTTGCTTTAATAAAGTCTTTTTTGCAAACAGCGGCGCAGAAGCGAATGAAGGCGCAATTAAGTTGGCTCGCAAATGGGGTCAGCTCAATAAAAATGGCGCCTTTGAAATCATCACTTTTGATCACAGCTTTCATGGACGCACTTTGGCGACCATGAGTGCTTCAGGCAAACCAGGTTGGGACACCATGTTTGCCCCCCAAGTAGCAGGCTTTCCGAAGGCAGATCTCAATGATTTAGATTCTGTCAAAAAGCTTGTAACAGATAAAACAGTTGCAGTAATGCTAGAGCCCGTTCAAGGCGAAGGCGGCGTGATTCCAGCCTCCAAAGAATTTATGCAGGCTTTGCGTAAATTCACTAAAGAGAACAATCTTCTGTTGATTGTGGATGAAGTGCAAGCAGGTTGTGGTCGTACGGGCACTTTATTCGCCTATCAACAATTTGGCATCGAACCCGACATCATGACTTTGGGCAAAGGTATTGGTGGAGGTGTTCCCCTTGCGGCACTCATGGCAACTGATGCAGTAGCCTGCTTTGTGCCAGGCGATCAAGGCGGCACCTATAACGGCAACCCGCTCATGACTGCAGTTGGTATTAGCGTGATTGAACAATTATTAGCCCCAGGATTTTTGGATAGCGTTAAAGCAAAAGGCGAACTATTAAAGTCTGAACTCCTCAAGCTCTCAGCAGAGTT is from Polynucleobacter sp. MWH-UH23A and encodes:
- a CDS encoding acetylornithine transaminase → MNSPAPIDTHSVMFITQRPDVIMVEGNGSWLTDNNGKRYLDFLQGWAVNCLGHGNPGMIAALNAQAKKLINPSPAFYNEPMIGLSNLLTANSCFNKVFFANSGAEANEGAIKLARKWGQLNKNGAFEIITFDHSFHGRTLATMSASGKPGWDTMFAPQVAGFPKADLNDLDSVKKLVTDKTVAVMLEPVQGEGGVIPASKEFMQALRKFTKENNLLLIVDEVQAGCGRTGTLFAYQQFGIEPDIMTLGKGIGGGVPLAALMATDAVACFVPGDQGGTYNGNPLMTAVGISVIEQLLAPGFLDSVKAKGELLKSELLKLSAEFGLEGERGEGLLRALMLGKDIGSKLVELARDRSPEGLLINSPRPNLLRFMPALNVSNDEILQMCNILRELLKEAT